Proteins from one Mycoplasma sp. Pen4 genomic window:
- a CDS encoding type II toxin-antitoxin system death-on-curing family toxin, giving the protein MKKINITLARADFQNIDEFVNIYKSSLINFNSETCNWEFHSKFYQPAEILFKIHSIQFNEMKNVENYIKKSFEDNIIPKAFAAAKAVKAISKDPNDFQYVDPNAKIIDKVKQVVNIYSYKEQWSVFDFVTDIFISVLNSHLLKNGNKRFSFSLLKVMLFDFGFYFKWSSNVKNSSFLEEYNKNIENEIACFEFQLSNAKIADLFENSQDFKNQNPTCFKKLSKEKELDIKERQEKTRTEIKKWLLNKIIIGY; this is encoded by the coding sequence ATGAAAAAAATAAATATTACACTTGCAAGAGCAGATTTTCAGAATATTGATGAATTTGTTAATATATATAAAAGTTCATTGATAAATTTTAATAGTGAAACATGCAATTGAGAATTTCATAGTAAATTCTATCAACCAGCAGAAATTTTATTTAAAATACACAGTATACAGTTCAATGAAATGAAAAATGTTGAAAATTACATAAAAAAGAGTTTTGAAGACAATATAATACCAAAAGCATTTGCTGCTGCAAAAGCAGTTAAAGCAATATCAAAAGATCCAAATGATTTTCAATATGTAGATCCAAATGCAAAAATAATAGATAAAGTAAAACAGGTTGTAAATATATATTCATACAAGGAGCAATGAAGTGTTTTTGATTTTGTTACAGACATATTTATATCAGTTTTAAACTCTCATTTGCTAAAAAATGGGAATAAAAGATTTTCATTTTCATTATTAAAAGTAATGCTTTTTGATTTTGGTTTTTATTTTAAGTGAAGTTCTAATGTTAAGAATTCAAGTTTTCTTGAAGAATATAATAAAAATATAGAAAATGAAATAGCTTGTTTTGAATTTCAATTATCAAATGCTAAAATAGCAGATCTATTTGAAAATAGTCAAGATTTTAAAAATCAAAACCCTACATGTTTCAAAAAATTATCTAAAGAAAAAGAATTAGATATTAAAGAAAGACAAGAAAAAACACGAACTGAAATCAAAAAATGATTACTTAATAAAATAATTATTGGTTATTAA
- a CDS encoding Mbov_0401 family ICE element transposase-like protein, with protein sequence MNERNIKEIEYINKLSCDEITALSEKFKNSDERREQKLNINKRIVRKIIGQNNNVYEFVIYEYYYYVNGKKHFKRYYPEKYIHLFHRTYDTKLVIDSFYQYCGLIRNKFVKISWNLCKYYANKYDLFNQTSNIEIKKQYANTIYISIDDCYGKARGNNKVSKTNSKIIKIFSDKNESPIYTYETYTSQDKEKLTNKSRAELIMTIIQKYYVIDTNTKLYLLSDGAVYFKNLAKLLNAEHIYDHFHFIKHFNFIFKKPIFIIKNDVKEKLLIDNQPVWKWLQNSIENKDEFIDKLLQLLTYEFNNKNTKNNIKAFLKFINNNCKDLKFNVNNITAQSESSVSLFKSLYKKRYSTFSLNTIFNLISINKSEKCNFLNFKSLVNEIRETAEITYEPILWNEINYNHYWNN encoded by the coding sequence ATGAATGAAAGAAATATAAAAGAAATAGAATACATTAACAAATTATCTTGTGATGAGATAACAGCATTATCTGAAAAGTTCAAAAACTCAGATGAAAGAAGGGAACAAAAACTAAATATTAACAAAAGAATAGTAAGAAAGATAATAGGACAAAACAACAATGTATATGAATTTGTAATTTATGAGTATTACTACTATGTTAATGGTAAAAAGCACTTCAAGAGATATTATCCAGAAAAATATATACATCTATTTCATAGAACTTATGATACCAAACTAGTTATTGATAGTTTTTATCAATACTGTGGTTTAATCAGAAACAAATTTGTTAAGATCAGTTGAAATTTATGTAAATATTATGCAAACAAATATGACTTATTTAACCAAACAAGCAATATAGAGATAAAGAAACAATATGCAAATACAATTTATATCTCAATTGATGATTGTTATGGTAAAGCAAGGGGAAATAATAAGGTCAGCAAAACAAATAGTAAGATCATAAAAATATTCTCAGATAAAAATGAAAGTCCAATTTATACATATGAAACATACACTTCACAAGACAAAGAGAAGCTTACAAACAAATCAAGAGCAGAATTAATAATGACTATTATTCAAAAGTATTATGTTATAGACACAAACACCAAATTATACCTTTTAAGTGATGGTGCAGTTTACTTCAAAAATTTAGCAAAATTATTGAATGCAGAACATATTTATGATCACTTTCACTTTATTAAACATTTCAATTTCATATTCAAAAAACCAATATTTATCATTAAGAATGATGTTAAAGAAAAACTCTTAATTGATAATCAACCAGTATGGAAATGACTGCAAAATTCAATTGAAAACAAAGATGAATTCATAGACAAATTACTACAACTATTAACTTATGAATTTAACAATAAGAACACAAAAAATAACATAAAAGCATTCTTGAAATTCATAAATAACAATTGCAAAGACTTAAAATTCAATGTAAATAACATTACAGCACAGTCTGAATCATCTGTAAGTTTATTTAAATCATTATACAAAAAGAGATATTCAACATTTTCATTAAATACAATATTCAATTTAATCAGTATCAATAAAAGTGAAAAATGCAACTTCTTGAATTTTAAATCACTAGTTAATGAAATCAGGGAAACAGCAGAAATTACTTATGAACCAATTCTTTGAAATGAGATAAATTACAATCATTATTGAAATAATTAA
- a CDS encoding inorganic diphosphatase, translating to MKKEIQVKIEIQKNSKIKYEYNRKTNQIEVDRILRGDFVYPCNYGFVPNALDWDGDELDVLLYSEETFMPGVALNARIIGAMKMIDDGETDTKLIAVHADDYRLDHINSLKDLPLPFLDTVKTFFSTYKNWKREGITSVEGFEDIEWALAEYDECVELMEKYGEIDKKEFIKLMMEKHPEKYTF from the coding sequence ATGAAAAAAGAGATTCAAGTAAAAATAGAAATTCAAAAAAATTCAAAAATCAAATACGAATATAATAGAAAAACAAACCAAATTGAAGTTGACAGAATTTTAAGAGGTGATTTTGTTTACCCATGCAACTATGGTTTTGTACCAAACGCATTAGACTGAGATGGAGATGAATTAGATGTTCTTTTATACTCAGAAGAAACATTTATGCCAGGAGTTGCTTTAAATGCTCGTATCATTGGAGCAATGAAAATGATCGATGATGGTGAAACAGATACTAAATTAATCGCTGTACATGCAGATGATTATCGTTTAGATCACATTAATTCATTAAAAGATTTACCACTTCCATTCTTAGACACAGTTAAAACATTCTTTAGCACATACAAAAACTGAAAACGTGAAGGCATCACATCAGTTGAAGGATTTGAAGACATTGAATGAGCATTAGCTGAGTATGATGAATGTGTAGAATTAATGGAAAAATATGGAGAAATAGATAAAAAAGAATTCATCAAATTAATGATGGAAAAACATCCTGAAAAGTACACATTTTAA